From Pseudodesulfovibrio sp. S3, one genomic window encodes:
- a CDS encoding amino acid ABC transporter permease, which yields MWGFYFDQLMNSMPMFYKGMGMTVAVSALSLVGGTVIGTIAGILRSNRGTFLSRILSLYVDFMRGTPFLVQLFIIFFILPEFGLQMEAFTAAVVSLTIYAGSYICEIVSAAIQAVPPGQEEACRSLGHTRSQAMRLVILPQALRMALPALVGQYVLLIKDSSIVSVIGLTDITRAGWLTVQRVPEGIMVFGLVGLLYFAVCYPLIQLSNILEKKFSTGDMKL from the coding sequence ATGTGGGGTTTCTATTTCGATCAACTCATGAACAGCATGCCCATGTTCTACAAAGGCATGGGCATGACCGTGGCGGTCTCCGCCCTGAGCCTTGTCGGCGGCACCGTCATCGGGACCATCGCCGGCATTCTGCGCTCGAACAGAGGCACGTTCCTGTCCCGCATCCTGTCGCTTTACGTGGATTTCATGCGCGGCACACCGTTTCTGGTCCAGTTGTTCATCATATTCTTCATCCTGCCGGAATTCGGATTGCAGATGGAGGCCTTCACGGCTGCGGTGGTCAGCCTGACCATCTACGCGGGTTCCTACATCTGCGAGATCGTATCGGCAGCCATTCAGGCCGTGCCCCCGGGCCAGGAAGAGGCGTGCCGGTCACTGGGCCACACCCGTAGCCAGGCCATGCGCCTGGTCATCCTGCCGCAAGCCCTGCGCATGGCCCTGCCCGCCCTTGTCGGCCAGTACGTGCTGCTCATCAAGGACTCGTCCATCGTCTCAGTCATCGGCCTGACGGACATCACCCGCGCAGGTTGGCTCACCGTTCAGCGCGTACCGGAAGGCATCATGGTGTTCGGACTTGTCGGACTGCTCTACTTCGCAGTCTGCTACCCGCTCATTCAGCTTTCCAACATACTGGAAAAGAAATTCTCCACCGGCGACATGAAGCTGTAG
- a CDS encoding amino acid ABC transporter permease codes for MLEYFNFRIIWEYMPLFMDGLYQTVWISLVGIIGSLIVGMIACSCRISGIRILSAPAVVFIEVIRSTPLLAQLYFLYFGLPSLGIQVSELTTGIVALSVNSGAYVAEILRAGIKGIPGGQVEAAMGQGFNVYQRFFYILLPQALANTLPTMLGQAIVLVKDSAVLSLISVMELTRAGQILNSERFMPSEAFLTVAALYLLVYYVLKGLSKFYQMRMMRFRSA; via the coding sequence ATGCTCGAATATTTCAATTTTCGCATCATATGGGAGTACATGCCCCTCTTCATGGACGGGCTGTACCAGACTGTCTGGATTTCACTGGTCGGCATCATAGGCTCGCTCATCGTGGGCATGATCGCCTGTTCCTGCCGTATCTCAGGCATCAGGATACTGTCTGCTCCGGCCGTGGTCTTCATCGAGGTAATCCGCTCCACGCCCCTTCTGGCCCAACTCTATTTTCTCTATTTCGGGCTCCCGTCGCTGGGAATTCAGGTAAGCGAACTGACCACCGGCATCGTGGCTCTTTCCGTCAATTCGGGAGCATATGTGGCAGAGATCCTGCGCGCCGGGATCAAAGGCATTCCTGGCGGCCAGGTGGAAGCCGCCATGGGACAGGGGTTCAATGTCTACCAACGCTTTTTCTACATCCTTTTGCCCCAGGCTCTCGCCAACACACTGCCCACAATGCTCGGTCAGGCCATAGTCCTGGTCAAGGACTCCGCTGTCCTGTCCCTCATCTCGGTGATGGAACTGACGCGCGCAGGGCAGATTCTGAACTCCGAGCGATTCATGCCGTCCGAAGCCTTCCTGACCGTGGCCGCCCTGTACCTGCTCGTTTACTACGTGCTCAAGGGGCTGAGCAAATTCTATCAGATGCGCATGATGCGCTTCAGGAGCGCATAA
- a CDS encoding ABC transporter substrate-binding protein, which produces MKRLTTCLALMLCMLLAMAATASADSLAEIVKRGELRVAVQTQCPPFSFVDKNGERTGSSVEFCRLMAKEMGVEIKFLDYDWDGLIPALLSGKADMLAADMTANLQRALKVSFSDPFYFSGSVAVVKADSTITSWEQINKKGMKVAVLLGGTGEVDAKRLFPNAEIKSYKGGGPMLLNALMAGKADVAVNDNTSIAGSMASFPPNSMKFVGDIMSKQPLAFAVRHEDENLRQWINLFFGWVKSDGRYDENIKYWVESKAWEKDH; this is translated from the coding sequence ATGAAACGTCTTACTACGTGCCTGGCCCTCATGCTCTGCATGCTCCTGGCCATGGCAGCCACAGCGTCTGCCGACTCCCTGGCTGAAATCGTCAAGCGCGGTGAACTGCGCGTCGCCGTCCAGACCCAGTGTCCCCCGTTCAGTTTTGTGGACAAAAACGGTGAGCGCACCGGCTCTTCCGTTGAATTCTGCCGCCTGATGGCCAAGGAAATGGGCGTTGAAATCAAATTTCTGGACTACGATTGGGACGGGCTGATTCCGGCCCTGCTGTCCGGCAAAGCCGACATGCTGGCTGCCGACATGACAGCCAACCTGCAACGCGCCCTCAAAGTCTCTTTCTCCGATCCCTTCTACTTCTCCGGCTCGGTGGCCGTGGTCAAAGCCGACTCCACCATCACCAGCTGGGAGCAGATCAACAAGAAAGGCATGAAAGTCGCCGTACTGCTCGGCGGTACCGGCGAAGTGGACGCCAAGCGCCTCTTCCCCAATGCTGAAATCAAATCATACAAGGGCGGCGGCCCCATGCTCCTCAATGCCCTCATGGCAGGCAAGGCTGACGTGGCCGTCAACGACAACACCTCCATCGCAGGCAGCATGGCCTCCTTCCCCCCGAACTCCATGAAATTCGTGGGCGACATCATGTCCAAGCAGCCCCTGGCCTTTGCCGTCCGTCATGAAGACGAGAACCTGCGCCAATGGATCAACCTCTTCTTCGGCTGGGTGAAATCCGACGGCCGCTACGACGAAAACATCAAATACTGGGTCGAGTCCAAGGCCTGGGAAAAAGATCACTAG
- a CDS encoding glycerate kinase encodes MTAYTKQKAHLLKIVEMALEAVAPAPALRAALALEDDKLTVGGRTYDLSAHDRIFLTGAGKASAAMAHTMEDILGDRLHRGIVATKYGHGLELEKTVVMEAGHPVPDRAGELASRRMLELARETTKHDLVFCLLSGGASAIIPAPRQPVSLADKQATTGSLLGCGATINEINAIRKHLSRFKGGHFAKALEPSTVITLIISDVVGDHLDVIGSGPTAPDDSSFLDCRTILDKYRLCGHMPDAVVKAVNDGCAGLVPETRKAGDSCFDRVHNVIVAGNAMALNGAAQAARKLGYTPVVVDSAMEGEARDVAARLVRLAQGYCRGQHGSGEPVCLLAGGETTVTIRGKGKGGRNQELALAAAVEIAQMGKMGERLAILSLGTDGTDGPTDAAGAMAFPDTVARSGPLAQAARTYLEDNNAYAFLADAGTLVMTGPTRTNVMDVVAVLVDPA; translated from the coding sequence ATGACCGCATATACCAAACAGAAGGCCCACCTCCTGAAAATTGTCGAAATGGCCCTGGAGGCAGTGGCACCCGCCCCGGCCCTGCGCGCCGCCCTGGCCCTGGAAGACGATAAACTGACCGTGGGTGGACGTACATACGACCTCTCAGCCCATGACCGGATATTCCTGACAGGCGCGGGAAAAGCCTCGGCTGCCATGGCCCACACCATGGAGGACATCCTCGGCGACCGGCTGCATCGCGGCATCGTGGCCACGAAATACGGCCACGGCCTGGAGCTGGAAAAGACCGTGGTCATGGAGGCCGGACACCCGGTGCCGGACCGGGCCGGCGAACTGGCCTCAAGGAGAATGCTCGAACTGGCCCGAGAGACCACGAAGCACGATCTGGTCTTCTGCCTGCTGTCCGGCGGAGCCAGCGCCATCATCCCTGCACCGCGCCAACCGGTCAGCCTGGCCGACAAGCAGGCAACCACGGGCAGTCTGCTGGGGTGTGGAGCGACGATCAACGAGATCAACGCCATAAGAAAGCATCTCTCCCGATTCAAGGGCGGCCACTTCGCCAAGGCCCTGGAACCGTCCACGGTCATCACCCTGATCATATCGGACGTGGTCGGCGACCATCTTGACGTTATCGGGTCCGGCCCCACCGCTCCGGACGACTCCTCCTTTCTCGACTGCCGGACCATCCTGGACAAGTATCGCCTCTGCGGCCACATGCCGGACGCAGTGGTCAAGGCGGTCAACGACGGATGCGCAGGGCTTGTGCCCGAGACCCGCAAGGCCGGAGATTCCTGTTTCGACCGCGTCCACAACGTCATCGTGGCAGGCAATGCCATGGCCCTGAACGGCGCTGCCCAAGCGGCCAGGAAACTGGGCTATACCCCTGTTGTGGTCGACTCTGCCATGGAGGGGGAAGCCAGGGATGTGGCCGCCCGGCTCGTTCGGCTGGCCCAAGGATACTGCCGAGGCCAACACGGATCAGGAGAACCGGTCTGCCTTCTGGCCGGAGGAGAAACCACGGTCACCATCCGGGGCAAGGGCAAGGGCGGACGCAATCAGGAACTGGCCCTGGCAGCCGCCGTGGAGATTGCACAAATGGGTAAAATGGGTGAACGCCTGGCAATCCTGAGTCTTGGAACGGACGGCACAGACGGCCCGACCGATGCGGCGGGGGCCATGGCCTTCCCGGACACCGTGGCCCGATCCGGCCCCTTGGCGCAAGCAGCCCGCACCTACCTCGAAGACAACAACGCATACGCGTTCCTTGCCGATGCAGGCACACTGGTCATGACCGGCCCGACCCGCACCAATGTCATGGACGTGGTCGCCGTTCTGGTGGACCCGGCATAG
- a CDS encoding D-glycerate dehydrogenase, protein MDRFKIYITRRIPQAGIDLLRRVADVEINPVDAPLPRKQLLEKAAGCDGVMGLLTDRIDAEFFDAATNLKGYANYAVGFDNIDVPEATRRGLPVSNTPGVLTNATAECAWALIFSVARRVTETDRIMRSGSWTGWGPMQFIGGDISGKTLGIVGAGRIGTATALMSRGFGMNVLYTSSSNRKNGVLESEMNAKLVSFDQLLTKSDFISIHTPLTPQTRHLFDASAFSRMKKTAYLVNTARGPIIKEDDLVAALRAGEIAGAGLDVFENEPAMAPGLAQLDNVVVLPHIGSATASSRTDMATLAARNLIAMLKGQKPETCLNPEIYG, encoded by the coding sequence ATGGACAGATTCAAGATTTACATCACCCGGCGGATTCCGCAGGCGGGCATAGACCTGCTCCGGCGCGTGGCCGACGTGGAGATCAACCCTGTCGACGCCCCGCTTCCCCGGAAGCAACTCCTGGAAAAGGCCGCCGGATGCGACGGCGTCATGGGTCTTTTGACCGACAGGATCGACGCCGAATTCTTTGACGCGGCCACGAATCTCAAAGGGTACGCCAACTACGCCGTGGGTTTCGACAACATCGACGTACCCGAGGCCACGCGCCGCGGGCTGCCGGTGTCCAATACGCCCGGCGTGCTGACCAACGCCACCGCCGAATGCGCCTGGGCACTGATCTTCAGCGTGGCCAGGCGCGTGACTGAGACCGACCGGATCATGCGTTCCGGCTCCTGGACGGGTTGGGGACCGATGCAATTCATCGGCGGCGACATTTCCGGCAAGACTCTCGGCATCGTGGGTGCGGGCCGCATCGGCACGGCCACGGCGCTGATGTCCAGGGGATTCGGCATGAATGTCCTCTACACCAGTTCATCGAACCGCAAAAACGGCGTGCTCGAATCGGAAATGAACGCCAAGCTCGTTTCCTTCGACCAACTGCTGACCAAGTCCGACTTCATCTCCATCCACACCCCCCTGACGCCGCAGACCCGGCATCTGTTCGACGCGAGCGCTTTTTCACGCATGAAAAAAACCGCTTATCTTGTAAACACGGCGCGGGGACCGATCATCAAGGAAGACGACCTGGTGGCCGCCCTTCGCGCAGGCGAAATCGCCGGTGCGGGGCTGGACGTGTTCGAGAACGAACCGGCCATGGCACCGGGCCTCGCCCAACTGGACAACGTGGTGGTACTCCCCCACATCGGCTCCGCGACCGCTTCATCGAGGACGGACATGGCCACCCTGGCCGCACGCAACCTCATCGCCATGCTCAAGGGGCAAAAACCGGAAACCTGCCTCAATCCCGAAATCTATGGTTAG
- a CDS encoding pyridoxamine 5'-phosphate oxidase family protein: MSNEKMQIIDDLITSEDICVLATTDGIQPHNSLMHFFADHAAMKFYFLSRKSTQKNKNLKICPHVSMLIDRRDEKVALVIQGVNSPIKKKQTEDAIIKLYLLKHPQMRALAEDPDTELIRILGRSAELCCGFTDVFTTKLQNS; this comes from the coding sequence ATGAGCAACGAAAAAATGCAAATAATCGATGACCTGATCACTTCAGAGGACATCTGCGTTTTGGCCACGACCGACGGTATTCAGCCTCACAATTCGCTGATGCATTTCTTTGCCGACCACGCGGCCATGAAGTTCTATTTTCTTTCACGAAAATCCACGCAAAAGAACAAGAACCTCAAAATATGCCCTCATGTGAGCATGTTGATCGACCGGCGCGACGAAAAAGTGGCCCTGGTCATCCAGGGGGTCAACTCCCCCATCAAAAAAAAGCAGACAGAGGACGCCATTATCAAGCTCTACCTGCTGAAGCACCCGCAAATGCGCGCACTGGCCGAAGATCCTGACACGGAACTCATCAGAATCCTGGGCCGGTCAGCCGAACTCTGCTGCGGTTTCACCGATGTTTTCACAACCAAATTGCAAAATTCCTGA
- a CDS encoding phosphoadenosine phosphosulfate reductase family protein: protein MTTLDDKIRNSEAQLSNLLERAGAESVRVAWTGGKDSTVVLFIWKMLLDHAGLGNGRVINLDTGCKFPEVLAFRDRLTGEWGLELFVARPAVALEGYPLARDTLACCLELKVKPLQAAIAATGTTHLLTGIRRDEHPDRADRQAQEKRLTPPHVLVNPILDWTETDIWAFHARFDLPHCELYDRGYRSLGCRPCTARPEKGGPERSGRDRNKEQMLRSLTSLGYF from the coding sequence ATGACGACCCTTGACGACAAGATCCGCAATAGCGAAGCCCAATTATCGAACCTGCTAGAACGAGCCGGGGCCGAGTCGGTGCGTGTGGCCTGGACCGGGGGCAAAGACTCCACAGTGGTCCTGTTCATATGGAAGATGCTTTTGGATCACGCAGGGTTGGGGAACGGCCGGGTCATCAACCTGGATACGGGCTGCAAATTCCCCGAGGTGCTGGCCTTCCGCGACCGGCTGACGGGAGAGTGGGGTTTGGAGCTTTTCGTGGCCCGTCCGGCTGTGGCCCTGGAAGGCTATCCCTTGGCCCGGGACACTCTGGCCTGTTGCCTGGAACTCAAGGTGAAGCCGTTGCAGGCGGCCATTGCCGCCACGGGGACCACGCATCTGTTGACCGGCATTCGCCGGGACGAGCACCCGGACAGAGCGGACAGACAAGCCCAGGAGAAGCGCCTGACGCCGCCGCATGTCCTGGTCAATCCCATCCTCGACTGGACCGAGACCGACATATGGGCCTTCCACGCCCGGTTCGACCTGCCGCATTGTGAACTCTACGACCGGGGGTATCGCTCCCTCGGTTGCCGTCCCTGCACGGCACGGCCGGAGAAGGGCGGTCCCGAACGGTCGGGCCGCGACCGGAACAAGGAACAAATGCTCCGCTCCCTGACCAGTCTCGGCTATTTTTGA
- a CDS encoding proton-conducting transporter membrane subunit has translation MSNLLLLLILLPAVAALVCYFVRSSAARKLTVLGTGVVLTLASLGLLGQGTFEPIAVGSFLGISSDFLVTILDFALLGVIFYYGIKHKSILIQGFTLAQAVLLVWFELVMVEHEAVPALMGDQLSLIMVLVISIIGSLICIFAIPYMKEHEEHLHLKTSRQPRFFFYLVLFLGAMNGLVLSNNILWMYFFFEVTTFCSFMLIGHDGTEVATKNSVRALWMNAFGGLAFVLGMMLVYMQTGTLNISAILAAGPAGALMVTGVGFLCLAGFTKAAQVPFQSWLLGAMVAPTPVSALLHSSTMVKAGVFVVLRFAPAYAGTFLSTGVAICGAFTFLACAALGVGQSNGKKILAYSTVANLGLIICCAGINTPLALTAAVMLILFHAISKSLLFLCVGTIEQAIGSRDIEDMRGLYAKHPRTALITIIGILTMMLPPFGVLLGKWMAIEAAADSNIFVIVMLAMGSAMMVVYLARWAGSMMGTREEGARPETQPLLTRLPLTLLCLGAVVLSVASPWIYNSMLAPWLGSTPFVVGFGSLESVHGTFIVVPLFLVLGLGLLYAVKAASGYRKVKIVPPYLGGANATTDGTYIGPMNGEVPFAASNMYLGELFAEGKLTSIFNALAVALIVLMLGGAL, from the coding sequence ATGTCGAATCTGTTACTGCTTCTCATCCTTCTGCCAGCCGTTGCCGCGCTGGTCTGCTATTTCGTCCGGTCTTCGGCCGCACGGAAGCTGACCGTGCTCGGAACCGGCGTGGTCCTGACGCTTGCGTCTCTGGGCCTGCTCGGGCAGGGGACCTTTGAGCCGATTGCGGTCGGTTCATTCCTTGGCATCAGCAGCGACTTCCTGGTCACCATCCTGGATTTCGCACTGTTGGGCGTCATTTTTTATTATGGTATCAAACACAAGAGCATCCTGATTCAGGGTTTCACCCTGGCCCAGGCCGTTCTGCTCGTGTGGTTTGAGTTGGTCATGGTCGAACATGAGGCGGTTCCCGCGCTCATGGGCGACCAACTGTCCTTGATCATGGTCCTGGTGATCTCCATCATCGGCTCGCTGATCTGCATCTTCGCCATTCCCTATATGAAGGAACACGAAGAGCACCTGCACCTGAAAACCTCGCGTCAGCCGCGCTTCTTCTTCTACCTGGTGCTGTTCCTGGGAGCGATGAACGGTCTGGTGCTGTCCAACAACATTCTGTGGATGTACTTCTTCTTTGAAGTGACCACCTTCTGTTCGTTCATGCTCATCGGTCACGACGGCACCGAGGTCGCCACCAAGAATTCCGTTCGCGCCTTGTGGATGAACGCGTTCGGTGGCCTGGCCTTCGTGCTTGGCATGATGCTGGTCTACATGCAGACCGGCACCCTGAACATCTCGGCCATCCTGGCCGCCGGTCCTGCCGGTGCGCTCATGGTCACCGGCGTGGGCTTCCTCTGTCTGGCCGGGTTCACCAAGGCCGCCCAGGTTCCGTTCCAGAGCTGGCTGCTCGGCGCCATGGTCGCTCCGACCCCGGTTTCCGCGCTCCTGCATTCCTCCACCATGGTCAAGGCCGGTGTCTTCGTGGTCCTGAGGTTTGCGCCCGCATATGCAGGCACCTTCCTGTCCACGGGCGTGGCCATCTGCGGTGCGTTCACCTTCCTGGCCTGCGCCGCACTGGGAGTGGGACAGTCCAACGGCAAGAAGATCCTGGCGTACTCCACCGTGGCCAACCTCGGCCTGATCATCTGCTGCGCGGGCATCAACACTCCGTTGGCCCTGACGGCCGCGGTCATGCTGATCCTGTTCCACGCCATCTCCAAGTCCCTGCTCTTCCTGTGCGTCGGCACCATCGAGCAGGCCATCGGCTCCCGCGACATCGAAGACATGCGCGGACTGTATGCCAAGCATCCCCGGACCGCCCTGATCACCATCATCGGCATCCTGACCATGATGCTGCCTCCGTTCGGCGTGCTGCTCGGCAAGTGGATGGCCATTGAGGCCGCTGCCGACAGCAACATCTTCGTCATCGTCATGCTGGCCATGGGTTCCGCAATGATGGTCGTCTATCTGGCCCGTTGGGCCGGTTCGATGATGGGTACCCGCGAGGAGGGCGCAAGGCCTGAAACGCAGCCCCTGCTGACCCGGCTGCCGCTGACCTTGCTCTGTCTCGGCGCAGTGGTCCTGTCCGTGGCTTCCCCCTGGATATACAACTCCATGCTGGCCCCCTGGCTCGGTTCGACTCCCTTTGTTGTCGGCTTCGGCTCCCTTGAATCCGTGCACGGAACATTCATCGTGGTGCCGCTCTTCCTGGTCCTCGGCCTGGGGCTGCTCTATGCGGTCAAGGCCGCTTCCGGCTACCGCAAGGTCAAGATCGTGCCTCCCTACCTGGGTGGAGCCAATGCGACCACTGACGGCACCTACATCGGTCCCATGAACGGCGAAGTGCCGTTTGCCGCCAGCAACATGTATCTGGGCGAGCTGTTTGCAGAAGGCAAGCTCACCTCCATCTTCAACGCACTGGCGGTCGCTTTGATCGTCCTCATGCTGGGAGGGGCGCTCTAA
- a CDS encoding complex I subunit 1 family protein → METLILVIIGLLVAPLVGGLIAGLDRRVTAWFQSRQGPPIMQAFYDVAKLFGKEKMVVNQWQILCAWVYLIAAATSVALFFAQGDLLLVFFVQAIGAVFLVMGAMAAKSPYSQVGAQRELLQILAYEPVLILVFVGFYMVTGSFSIDAIWAQDIPLLAKMPLLYLALGYALTIKLRKSPFDFSTSHHGHQELVKGVLTEYSGPYLALIEIAHWYETILVLGVCALFWHTNVAWMAVLLLATYMLEILVDNTMARMTWRWMLKRVWVLGMGLSVVNLIWLYAR, encoded by the coding sequence ATGGAAACGCTTATTCTTGTTATCATAGGACTGTTGGTCGCGCCCCTTGTCGGCGGCCTTATCGCCGGTCTGGATCGTCGCGTCACCGCCTGGTTCCAGTCCCGTCAGGGTCCCCCGATCATGCAGGCCTTCTATGACGTGGCCAAGCTGTTCGGCAAAGAGAAAATGGTCGTCAACCAGTGGCAGATCCTCTGCGCCTGGGTGTATCTGATCGCAGCGGCCACCTCGGTCGCGCTGTTCTTTGCCCAGGGCGACCTGCTCCTCGTCTTCTTCGTGCAGGCCATCGGCGCGGTCTTCCTGGTCATGGGCGCCATGGCTGCCAAGTCTCCCTATTCCCAGGTGGGCGCACAGCGCGAACTCCTGCAGATCCTGGCCTACGAGCCGGTTCTGATCCTGGTTTTCGTCGGCTTCTACATGGTCACCGGGAGTTTCTCCATCGATGCCATATGGGCGCAGGACATCCCGCTGCTGGCAAAGATGCCGCTTCTCTATCTGGCCCTGGGCTACGCCCTGACCATCAAGCTGCGCAAGTCGCCGTTTGATTTCTCCACTTCCCATCACGGACATCAGGAACTGGTCAAGGGCGTGCTCACCGAGTATTCCGGCCCCTACCTGGCCCTGATCGAGATCGCCCACTGGTACGAGACCATACTGGTGCTCGGCGTGTGCGCGTTGTTCTGGCACACCAACGTGGCCTGGATGGCCGTGCTGCTGCTGGCCACCTACATGCTCGAAATCCTGGTGGACAACACCATGGCCCGCATGACCTGGCGCTGGATGCTCAAACGCGTCTGGGTGCTCGGCATGGGCCTGTCCGTCGTCAACCTCATCTGGCTGTACGCGAGGTAA